The following proteins come from a genomic window of Micromonospora echinofusca:
- the ung gene encoding uracil-DNA glycosylase, producing MPDDAPTLDLLALLPEDWRAVLTPHLDPARTAALAEFVAGEYATRTVFPPVEDLFSAYRLCAPADCRVLILGQDPYHKAGQAHGLSFSVREGVSVPPSLRNVFKELGEDLGVPKPRGGNLSGWAAQGVLLLNAVLTVREATPGSHANRGWEEFTDATIRALDAMDSRVVFLLWGGYARKKAALVTNPQHVVLEAGHPSPMNPRGFLGSRPFSAANKALADAGLPTVDWERSAG from the coding sequence ATGCCCGACGACGCCCCCACCTTGGACCTGCTGGCGCTGCTGCCGGAGGACTGGCGTGCCGTGCTCACCCCGCACCTCGATCCGGCGCGCACGGCCGCCCTGGCCGAGTTCGTCGCGGGGGAGTACGCGACCCGCACCGTCTTCCCGCCGGTCGAGGACCTCTTCTCGGCCTACCGGCTGTGCGCGCCGGCCGACTGCCGGGTGCTGATCCTCGGGCAGGATCCCTACCACAAGGCGGGGCAGGCGCACGGGCTCAGCTTCAGCGTGCGCGAGGGCGTGAGCGTGCCGCCCTCGCTGCGCAACGTCTTCAAGGAGCTGGGCGAGGACCTCGGCGTGCCGAAGCCGCGCGGCGGCAACCTCAGCGGCTGGGCGGCGCAGGGCGTGCTGCTGCTCAACGCGGTCCTCACCGTCCGCGAGGCGACGCCCGGCTCGCACGCCAACCGGGGCTGGGAGGAGTTCACCGACGCCACCATCCGGGCGCTCGACGCGATGGACTCCCGGGTGGTCTTCCTGCTCTGGGGCGGCTACGCGCGCAAGAAGGCCGCCCTGGTCACCAACCCGCAGCACGTGGTGCTGGAGGCCGGGCACCCCAGCCCGATGAACCCGCGTGGCTTCCTCGGCAGCCGCCCGTTCAGCGCCGCCAACAAGGCGCTCGCCGACGCCGGCCTGCCCACGGTCGACTGGGAACGCTCAGCCGGCTGA
- a CDS encoding helix-turn-helix domain-containing protein has product MSTSRLVSLFGRAVRRQRELSKLSQRQLAELAGVSQASVARIERGDRTPSVLVLERLLAAMDVQLTVAVEPLDAHLDAQIAELAAQPLADRVDALGLDRFLDKLGDLPYVLTGGTAALLQGAPLPVDALEIAVRWRDSTRFTAWLDAAYGQRWNERWGEFGGLRLEPEEPGEHRWQTRYGELRATMCDELPEAVEVRHGGRGYPVVPLVELELADPGAAELLRRYRDGGGEHPPGGQHPPTEGGSRPGAGPSSAG; this is encoded by the coding sequence ATGTCGACCAGCCGCCTCGTCTCCCTGTTCGGCCGCGCCGTCCGGCGTCAGCGCGAGTTGAGCAAGCTCAGCCAACGACAACTGGCCGAGCTGGCAGGCGTCAGCCAGGCCTCGGTCGCGCGCATCGAACGCGGCGACCGCACGCCGAGCGTGCTGGTGCTGGAGCGGCTGCTCGCCGCGATGGACGTCCAGCTGACCGTCGCGGTGGAACCGCTCGACGCGCATCTGGACGCCCAGATCGCCGAGCTGGCCGCCCAGCCGCTCGCCGACCGGGTCGACGCCCTCGGGCTGGACCGGTTCCTGGACAAACTCGGCGACCTGCCGTACGTGCTCACGGGCGGCACGGCCGCGCTGCTCCAGGGCGCGCCCCTACCGGTCGACGCCCTGGAGATCGCGGTCCGCTGGCGTGACTCGACCCGGTTCACCGCCTGGTTGGACGCGGCATACGGGCAGCGGTGGAACGAGCGCTGGGGCGAGTTCGGTGGGCTGCGGCTCGAACCCGAGGAGCCCGGCGAGCACCGGTGGCAGACCCGGTACGGCGAGCTCCGGGCGACGATGTGCGACGAGCTACCGGAGGCCGTCGAGGTACGCCACGGCGGACGCGGCTACCCGGTGGTACCGCTCGTCGAGCTGGAGTTGGCCGATCCGGGCGCCGCCGAGCTGCTGCGCCGTTACCGCGACGGCGGCGGTGAGCACCCGCCGGGCGGTCAGCACCCGCCGACGGAGGGCGGGAGCCGACCGGGTGCCGGCCCGTCGTCAGCCGGCTGA